The region atatgtgtgtatgcatatatacatatgtgtgtatgcatatatacatatgtgtgtatgcatatatatatatgtgtgtgtgtatacatatatatatatatatatatatatatgtgtgtgtgtatacatatatatatatatatatatatgtgtgtatacatatatatatatatatatatatatatgtgtgtatacatatatatatatatatatatgtgtgtatacatatatatatatatatatatatgtgtgtgtgtgtatacatatatatatatgtgtgtatacatacatatatatatatatatgtgtgtatacatacatatatatatatatatgtgtgtatacatacatatatatatatatatgtgtgtatacatacatatatatatatacatgtgtgtatacatacatatatatatatacatgtgtgtatacatacatatatatacatgtgtgtatacatacatatatatatatgtgtgtatacatacatatatatatatgtgtgtatacatatatatatatgtgtgtatatatatatgtgtgtatacatatatatatatgtgtgtatacatatatatatatgtgtgtatacatatatatatgtatacatatatatatatatatatgtgtgtatatatatatgtgtgtatatatatatgtgtgtatatatatatatatatgtgtgtatatatatatatatatgtgtgtgtatatatatatatatatatatatatgtgtgtatatatatatatatatgtgtgtatatatatatatatatatatatgtgtgtatatatatatatatatatatatatatgtgtgtatatatatatatatatatatatatgtgtgtatatatatatgtgtgtatatatatatatatatatatatgtgtgtatatatatatatatatatatgtgtgtatatatatatatatatatgtgtgtatatatatatatatatatatgtgtgtgtatatatatatatgtgtgtatatatatatatatatatgtgtgtgtatatatatatatgtgtgtatatatatatatatgtgtgtatatatatatatatgtgtgtatatatatatatatatatgtgtgtatatatatatatatgtgtgtatatatatatatatatgtgtgtatacatatatatatatatatgtgtgtatacatatatatatatatgtgtgtatatatatatgtgtatatatatatatatgtgtgtgtatacatatatatatatgtttacatatatatatatgtgtgtatacatatatatatatatgtgtgtgtatacatatatatatatatatatatatatatgtgtgtgtatacatatatatatatatatatatatatatatatgtgtgtgctgGGATTTGAGTATTTGTACTGTTATCGGTCCAGAGTAGCTGCAATTATGGAGTTAAGTGTAAATTGTTGTTGTGTGGTGCGGCACAACATTACAAGTCTTACACAAGGCTACAGTGTTTATTTGACAATACAAGTATTAAAAACCAGCCTCCAATAAATAGATTTTCTTAAGTGACAATCCTTTATGAAGGACTATCAGGGCTACACTTGAAAAGAAACCAAACCTTTACCATACTTGTAGTCATTAACTTATGAGAAAAgccttttattgtgaaaatgttgTATTAGTATGAGATTAAGTAAAacgtttctttctttaaaaaaaaaaaaaggctgaacaCTATaaactcatatatatatatatatatatatatatatatatatatatatatatatatatatatatgtgtgtaataattatttatttttttgtgtgtggcccTGATACTCCTTCGTATTTCACATATGTTTAGttgctctaaatgtacatatatatataaaaaaaaacaaaaaactagcaTCTTCAGGACAATTCAAAACATTGGTCCCATGAGCACCATTgtttgctgccattttgaaaTTAAGATGAGATGAACTTCCTGTATTTGTCCATTCAAATCATCCCCACTCGGCCAGCCTGTACAAGCCAGACTGGTCGACGTCATTGTGTCCCGTCCACAAAACGGCAGCTCAATTGCCGGATTAATCTGAAGAGTTGAGTGAAAATGCACAGTGGCCGGACCCTCTCTTGGGGGGCCTCACATTGTTTTGTGTTACGTCACACCATGAAAAAGATCCCAAAGAGACATCGGCAGCTgccacaaaacaaagaaaaagaccCCAAGTGGCTCCAGAGACATCTGGTGCTTTATTGTCCGCCGGCTCACCCCCCCGGGACCTGGCTAATAGAGTTTCTGGTGGATATCTCACTGAGGGGGtagaaaagtgttatctgaGAAAGGACAGACACTATGTCTGTCTCTCAGCATGCTGATAAACTGAGagcatggattttaaaaaaaagaaaaaaaaacggaagttAAAATGGGGGAATTTTAGGAACATTGCAAATTGGGAAATTTccagaaaatgaacaaaattttttgaaaagttttggcaaaatgcaaaaaaaaaatatatatatatatattccccaTTATAAGTCCCCCATTAATAGTCAAACTTCAATTTGTTAAATTCCCGGTCCGTTCCCATTTATTCTGATAAATCCCTTTACTTCCATGAAAGGTTCCAAATTTTGCAACCCTATGTGGGACACAGCAGTAAGACTTGAAGGCTCGTTTACCCTGGATTAAAATCATATGCAGCAAATAGTCATTATATAAAACAGAGGTAGctaatataaaaatacactCTAGGCGCCATACTACTCAATAGTTCCGCAAAATGCCGCCGCAAAATGTTGCCACAAAATGCTGCATTCCGGGTAACTGGTAAACCGGTAATTTCGGACACATAAAAGTGCATGGCCGGAAGATGTTACAAAATCGGGGCAAAATTCACAAAGGGACTCCAGTGCATCCGGAAAATATTCACTATTCACAGCGCTTCCCTTTATCCAGATTGTTCCAGACGCACTGCAAACTAGTTAGTGGTTACAATTGGCCGCTTTTCAAACTGCCAGGCAAGAGAGCTGCAGAAATACCCAAGAAAAGGTTGATGGATGTAGTGAGGGAAGACATGAGGGAAGTTGGTGTTAGAGAGGAGGATGGAAAAGGAGGATGTGCTATGTTGACTCCTAATGGGACAAGCCAAAAGGAAAGTAAGAATAGGAAGAGAACGTCTGAGAAAATGTACATCCAAAATAATCAAGGTCATCAGATGAATCTTTTTTGGTTTTAAATCTTTTGACATTGGACCCTGTAAGTGCCGAGTTAGGTATTTCCGACTTTCCAGCGGTCTTGAATGCAGAAAGAGCCTCAAAATGTTGTGTGGATTCAGATAGATTTGTCAAAACTGCAGATAGTCGAATATGATTTTAGCTTTTATAGGTTTGACTGAAAACTTTTTAGGTCCGACCCTGTAAATGAGATATTTATGAGTAATATTTACGATTTCCTGGTGGTCTGAAATGCAGCACCCGCTAACTTTTAGTTTTGACTACTGTGACTTCAGATTAAAACACAGTTGAAGTATCATGGTCTTTTTGGTCAACATCTGGAATCCAACAATGCTGCATTTGTCCGGAACATTTTGAGGTGGGAGTGGACCCTGTAATCTCCGAATGAGATATTTCCAACTTCCCAATTGCCTCAAATACAGCAAGAGATTCAACTATCTGTGGTTGTCCGGTTGGGCTCTCTATGCCTTTGGTCCTTAGATTTATTAATTGGACTACATTGGACTCTAAGaataaaacgtatttaaagtATTCTATTacccaaaaaagtaaataaattacaaCAATCATGGAGGGTCCTGATAGTGACATGTTTGCGGTCCAGTCAGTAGTTCCGGATGCTGAAGAATCCCACGCTGGTGGGCGACTCCTTCACAGTGACGGTGACCAGGTTGGCAGTGACGTCTGTGACAAACACGTGTTCTATCAGACTGCGGGTGGGCTTCCAGTCTTGGTTGTGGACCACCGTCAAGCGCTCCTGGCCGGCATCTGACGAGTCCTGGTCTGACTCGGAGCTGCTCTCATCCTCACCTGTGCTCATCTTGCCATCTTTGGAGACTGCTCTTTCCAGGTGGTTCTCTGATTTATGGACCTCGCTTTTCTCCAGTTTCCCTCTGTAGGTCTTGATCTCCGTCATGTCTTTGCCTGTGGCGGACTTGCGGGTTGCTCCTGGGGAAGCGGGACTCTCTGGGGTTTTGTATTCCtggttttggttgtttttacgGGCAGGATGTGCAGTGTTTCTCAAAGCTGACCCAGGGCTCGAAGCAGGCGATTTGTTGCCCTGCGTGACTTTGTTGTGAAGGTTAAGAGGTTGATTGGTCGTGATGTTCTTTGCTGCTTGGGCCGCCATGGCTTTAGCGTTGGTTATCCTCTGTAGCACGTGAGCCTTTTGTACACTGGGGGAGTTTGGGGTACGCTGAGGGGATCCTGGGATGTGATGTTTGGATGTGCTCAAGGTGAAAGCCTCCATCCCTCTTGGTTTGAAGGGATCCAGTCCGGGGATGGGTGGTTTCCCCTCGGTGGCATTCCTGCCTGGGCTGGATTTCATCAGCGCGACGGGGGAAGGTGGGATTGATCTGCCCGATCCCACTGAGCTCAAGGAGTTTCTGGATGTTCCCCCATGTGCTGGGGAACTGCGGTTGGCAACTCCTCCTGCAGAGCTCCGGTGGAAGCCCATGAAGGCGAAGCTGGCCAGTTGAACAGGCTTCTTGATGGAACCCGGAAGATCGGAATCCTTCCTGAGGCTTTTCCGAAGGCCTTTGCTCAAAGATTTGCGACCGCGTTTTTTCGGCGGCTCCTGCTTGGCCATCACAATCTGGGCTTTCTTCTGGGGGACGGGGTTTGGGTGGAGGTCTCGCGTTCGGACTCCTGGGCTCGCCTGCTGCTCGtcttcgtcgtcgtcatccGAGGAGGACGACGATGAGGAGGAACACGAAGACGAGGAATCggaagatgaggatgaggatccGGAGGAAGAGCTGTTGGACTTTGCGTCCTCTGCAACATTTTCCTAAGGGagagcaaaacatttcaaatgtgtcCCAACAACACCAAAAAATGTTATCTATTGTGAACCTACAGGAATTTTACGTGGTCGTCCCCTCGGCCTTTTACCCCGTTTCCGAATCAGAAGCTCCTTCTCTTGTTCCCTGTGGTACACGTAACTCAATGTGTAACTGTCAAGACATTCCACAGGACATGAACTTCTAAAGAAACTCACTTTTTATTGAAGGCCGCCAGGAGTCTGGGATCAAGAATGTTCTCTTGGGGCTCCCAGCTGTTGTGTCTGGAATGGACAAAGATGTAAGAACATCAAAATAAAGACTTCCTCATTCATGCTGCATCACAACAGCTGGAGGTATAATGACACAGGAAGTACGTATAAATAAGACGGTAGCATATAAGCAGAATCATGCGTGTAAACTGTAAACAGatacatttcaatttttttatttcattctttaaaaaaaaaaaaagagaaagaaatgaAACTCCCCCGTTAAAATTGATGTACGTTCCATGACCGAAGGAATAAACATTGTCACAGCTGTCAGTCATAATTTTTACACTCTCATGAAAATAGCCCAATGTCAGatttactaaaatgtaaaattgtacATGTTGTAACTCCCTGATTTGAGATATGACAGCAAAAATACAATAGATAGAAATTACATGTATTCACCTTGTTTTTGTGCCCCCCCATCTGAACTCAACCAATGTCGGGTTTGCAACAACTGTACGAGAAGTCATACTTGTGTTTTTCCCAGTGTGACAATggctacaaaatacaaataatagtTTTCCCCTTCTTTGTTAAGTTATTAACTTTGTTAAACTAGCCTACAAATGTTACACTTTGTACGTTTGTAGGTCTGATTTAGGATAACATGACAACAAAATTACAATTTGTTAGAAATGAGTCAAGTTTTGTAGCTTGATAATAATCAACTTAATTTACTTCATAATCCTACTTGTAATTCCGTACTTGTAACTGTTATCGTTCACAACAACACATTTACTACAACGGTTTGaaacaaaatagttttgtgGATTAACTTGAGTGACCCAATGTCAGATATACAACAACTTTATATGTAAAATGTCACTTGCCAGTTAAGATTCAAGAAAACTAGACAAAAATTAACTACAGCGGTTCGTAACGACTGTTTTTGTAGTAAAtgctctgattaaaaaaaaactcaggctTTTGTTatctaatataaataaataactttgcTAAAGTAGCCCACTGCCATGATTTACAACAGATTTGTCACATGTTCTATAACCTATGTTGATATTTTGGGTCGAGAAAGCCCCTTTCACACCGCCTACTAATGCCGGAATGTTCCACCATTTCCTTGGGctgttctgtgtgaaaggctCCAATGCGGAATTGGGGGATGGGTTGAAGACGGCTTGTGAGATTCTCGGGCCAATTTCAACACCCGCTTATCATGCATCCGTAGCTTTCACACAGCACAGTGAGCAGAGGAAAATCTGTCTGAGAAGACTTATGTGATCGGGGCTAAAttgatgaccccccccccccccaaataaaatagGTGGACTCCAATTTTGTTTAAGCAAGTGGCCCTTTAGGGTTGAACCCAGCACTATGCTGAGTTGTTATGTTTGCCTTGTGTTATTTGAGATGCCATATGTGGCATAAAAACAAGTTCAACATGTGGTAGAAGCCTGttgaagaaagagaaaaagaccCCCAGACCAGCAGTCCGACCACCCCCCACCCtttacacgcacacgcacacacacaaaggacgTGTGGGCCTAACAGAAGGCAGGCAATAGTGTGCACCCTTATAGAATAATAGTCAACCAAAAAAGGTGGAGAAAAACTGAAATGACCAGAAAAAGacaattatgaaaaaataataaataaaaatcaatcctACTGTAAAAAGAAATTTCTAAGTAACTATGCTGTAAtagtataaatttaaacaatgccatgttcaaaaaatattgcatttgcaCATTTTATGTGCAGAAAAACATTAATTAAAGCAAATTAATGacgaaaaaattaataaaatggcatattttaagaaaacaaactgaagccagtgtgtgtgtgttattggtGTATAATAAAACAAGTAGCTTGAATTTATACTATAACAGCAATTTACACAGTTTTAATGGCTACTGGGGAAAACGgtatctttcttttctttttcttttttcaccccTAAGTTTCCCAAAACGATTTTGTTAAGTAGAAGTTGTCACCACTTATTAATTGAAACTTTGgaccattttaattttttaatacaaatacagCTATGGGGTGGAGAAATCCaactgtatttagtttatttttggtgaatttagtttttttttttttttttagtaagtaCAGCcgcttttattcatttttcttcttcttcaataaTCAGGTCTGCTTTTAATATGTCAAGATGCATGGTTTATTACACTTTACACTTAACAATAAAatggaacaaaacaaatactgtagcTTGTTCAACCTGATGGATTAACTTGAGTtcatgaaaataacaaaaaatgaaatacaaaaatgaatgtTTGAGCCTAAATTACAAACAACCAAacaatttatttagtttttataaCCATCTGTGCGTCTCAAATGGCCCGATTTAAGTCAAACCTGATTATATAAACACGAAGAAAATTAAAAGCATTTTGTGGATAAAAAGAACAACAAGTAACCATGACGAAAACGCACGCAttgacacagaaaaaaatacatgctgcgatgtgattgtttttgtgttcattgttTGGGGTCTTCCTGACTTACTTGGAGGACCACCCTCTCCACTTGACCAGAAACTCCAACTTTCCCTGCACACAAAGAAGCGCCAAAATATTCTCAGCACGGGGCAGAGTAAACACAAAAAACGACAAAAAGAGATTTTGGGGTTTTAGTTTGAGGTTTTGTGTCTTTCCTAACCTTTCGCTGTCTTTTGTTGAGGATGCATTCGGCGTCGAAAACCTGCTCGCCGACGGCGCTCAGCTCCTCCATGGTGGACCCACACGATCACAATAACAATACCAGCTAAATCAACACCGCCAACACAGGAAACCTCTTCCACAATAAAACGTACAGGCCGCAGGAAACAACTGCGCCacatttcacaataaaagcTAGGTTGATGATATACAATATTACAGTACTAGGTTTCATATTGCAAACaaatagggaaaaaatatatcgTAAACAAATACTGCATAacattttatacattattttacatgttacataattaattcattacaaACTATACAGGTCATATTACATAAATCACCGGCActatataaataatgaaaatagttTACAAATAGGgattttctctgtttttttgtggtaaattaCAGTACTGTTTTTGGtactttaatcatttaaaaatcaaCCCCCTAACCAAGGTTTAagaacataatttgaaaccccagctctagtttaaaaccctactttgaaatcctaaccttgACTTGAAACCCCACGTGTCTttaaacccttctttgaaaatctgaacctgtcttgaaaccttactttgaaaccataaGCCAACTCTGTCTAGAAATCGAACTTTGATTCCATATTTGCTTATAACCCTACCCTGAAATACTTACCCTAACCCACTTTTAATGCAGTACACTACTTTCAAACTCTAacccagggataggcaagttcggtcctagagagctgcagtcctgcatgttttcgttGTCTcttgcctccaacccaggtgtttcaaatcatcagctcagaATTACGTTCTGCAAGATCCTCTCAGCTGTGCtcaaggagggagacatcaaaaacatgcaggactgcagctctctaagaccgaacttgcctatccctgctCTAACCATTATGTAAAACTTTAACTCTTTTTGAAACCCTGTTCTAGTCCAACCATATACTgtactttgaaaccctgtttaAAATTCCAACAATCCCTTGAAATTTTACTTTGCACCttaaccctgacttgaaaccgTATTTGGAAGCTCCAATCCTAACCTTAAACACCTAAAACTTGCTTGAAACTCTAATTTCAAATCTAGcgctcattcatttattttgaaaatctgaacCGGAAACACCTTGGATTTCTTTAGCTTTTGCTTAACAGATGGCGTGAGAGGCGGGCAACCTAGCTGAGGCCGCCACCACCCTTGCAATCAAGTAAGACTCGAGCAACTATTTGAATAAAAAGCACTATATCATGTTTCGTTTAacacatttcaattcattttaatcacCCACTCATTCTTCACCTATACAGTCACACATGCACAACGAAACAttgaattcatgtttttttggtcaaaatgaaGTTTGTCGAGTCGTTTCTGCAGATTTTTTGGGAACTGATGAACTGAAACACAGACGCAAAAATCATTTACAAATTTCGTACAACTAAAACGATCAAGCAACATCATTGAATTGTTTTCTTCTTACCTTCTGTGGCCTCTGCCGTTGATCATTTTGCGCGCCACAATTATGACAAAAACGACCAGAAGAAATCCAGCTGTCGAAGCCAAGCCGGTGACAGCATTTGGAACTAAGCTTATACGCTTGCCttctacaaaacaaatacaaacagcgcacaaaatatataaaacagtcCTGGAAAAGTATTTATCTAAAAAGGCTAGAAAAGCATCGCTAAATGCAGAATTAATTTAGTGTTACTTTGAATTTCTTGAACattttcacaactttttgtttcgcattagcatagcattgaaccttgtttgaaaccccttTGAAAACTTttctaaaaccctcatttgaaaccatgCCTCTTGTGTAAAAcattgaaaccataaccctggcttgaaaatgTAGAAATGAAACCTAACCTTTGCCTttaaagcctaatttgaaaccctaactgtggtttgaaaccacaaccctggcttgaaaactTCATTTAAAACCATAATCCTTTTGAAGCCTTAAGGTTattcttgaaaccctaactgttGTTTGAGACCTTAATCCTgtcttaaaaccctactttgaaactgcAACACTGGCTTCAAACCCCACTTTACAACCATAACCCCACTTTTACAACCcttttgtttgaaaccttaactgtTGTTTAAGACTTCAACCCATGTCGAAACCTTAACTGGAAAGCAATCCCGATGTTTAACGATTGCGACGTAGGCCTCTGACCTTCCTCCTGCTCGTCGTCTTGGTGGGCAAGCAACATTTCCCTGGTGGCGTCCAGGCGGCCGTCGTTGACCTCGGGTCGGATGCCCAGGATGTGGCACATGAGCGGGTAGATGTGGACCGTCTCAAAGGGGCCCACCTTTAGGTTCTTGCGGAACGCCGGCCCCGCCGCCCTAAAGAAAGCCTTCATGTCCATCTCGTGGTTGTCGAAGCCGTGCTCACCCTTGTTGAACTGCACTGGAAAGTACTGAATgccaaaatatataattaagcatgtaaacatagaaatgtgaaacaacacaaataaaacaataaatacgcTGCATATAGTGTTTAtaatgtatacaaaaaatacCACAAGCAGTGGCACCCTGGGACAGTGTTTATGTAGTACTCACTGGCACACAACAGAGGGAGCTATTGGATAGATAAAAAACATTCAGACTGAACACTCAGATTCTCAAATCCCATAAAAGGGTTTAAACCAAACTTTGAAACACGCTCCCTGACTTAAAACCCTACATTGAAACCCAGATTTTCCTTAAAACCCCAACTTCATGCTCTAAACATGTTTGAGACCTTAATACTGTTTTGAAGCACTACTTTGATACCCCTGTCCTTGTtttggaaccctaatttgaaaccccaacctttcactgaaacactaacctaacgttgaaaccttaatttgagaGTTCAATTTCAAACCTATGGCTTGAAATCCAACTTTAAATCGCTAAACCTGATATGAAACCccactttgaaacactaaccgtgTGAAGCCCTAATTTGGAATCCTAAACCCTGTTTGCAACCCTATCAcaggcttgaaaccccaatttgaaacggTCATTCTTGAtcgaaattatatatataattcataaCTTAAAACCCTTTTTGCTTTAAACACTacttaaaaacccaaacttGGGAAGTCttgaaactctaatttgaaaccctaaccctcgattaaaaacaaaacaaaactcgtCCAACCTTGAAACCCTTACTTAAAACCGTAT is a window of Vanacampus margaritifer isolate UIUO_Vmar chromosome 2, RoL_Vmar_1.0, whole genome shotgun sequence DNA encoding:
- the cbx2 gene encoding chromobox protein homolog 2 translates to MEELSAVGEQVFDAECILNKRQRKGKLEFLVKWRGWSSKHNSWEPQENILDPRLLAAFNKKEQEKELLIRKRGKRPRGRPRKIPENVAEDAKSNSSSSGSSSSSSDSSSSCSSSSSSSSDDDDEDEQQASPGVRTRDLHPNPVPQKKAQIVMAKQEPPKKRGRKSLSKGLRKSLRKDSDLPGSIKKPVQLASFAFMGFHRSSAGGVANRSSPAHGGTSRNSLSSVGSGRSIPPSPVALMKSSPGRNATEGKPPIPGLDPFKPRGMEAFTLSTSKHHIPGSPQRTPNSPSVQKAHVLQRITNAKAMAAQAAKNITTNQPLNLHNKVTQGNKSPASSPGSALRNTAHPARKNNQNQEYKTPESPASPGATRKSATGKDMTEIKTYRGKLEKSEVHKSENHLERAVSKDGKMSTGEDESSSESDQDSSDAGQERLTVVHNQDWKPTRSLIEHVFVTDVTANLVTVTVKESPTSVGFFSIRNY